A part of Waddliaceae bacterium genomic DNA contains:
- a CDS encoding ATP-binding protein, whose translation MKKRSIYKHLINRVREPRRFIQVLLGPRQVGKTTLALQVSKTLRRPIHYISADLVTLQDLVWLEQQWEVARTKVKKEKGAVLIIDEVQKIPHWSDMIKSLWDQDSRNGVNLHVIILGSSPWLVQKGLTESLAGRFEVIPVTHWSYAEMQKHFGWSLEQYIYFGGYPGAAPLVDVKDQSRWSHYINDSLIETTISRDILLMKQVNKPALLRRLFQLGCNYSGQILSYNKMIGQLQDAGNSTTLAHYLDLLSGAGLLEGLQKYAQQNVRRRGSSPKFSVFNTALMSAQSAKTFDEARSDHEYWGRLVESSIGAHILNSIRGTQIEVFYWREGDKEVDFVLKKGDRITAIEVKSGTKKMKESGMDKFVSAFRPDCVLLVGNNGIPVQDFLSSPISDFI comes from the coding sequence ATGAAGAAAAGATCTATATACAAGCATCTTATTAATAGGGTGAGAGAGCCTCGTCGATTTATTCAGGTGCTTTTGGGCCCTAGGCAGGTGGGGAAAACCACTTTAGCCTTGCAGGTTTCAAAAACTTTACGTAGGCCGATTCATTATATTTCTGCTGATCTTGTGACTTTACAAGATTTAGTTTGGCTAGAACAGCAGTGGGAAGTTGCGAGAACAAAGGTGAAAAAAGAAAAAGGGGCTGTATTAATCATTGACGAAGTGCAGAAAATTCCTCATTGGTCTGACATGATAAAGTCTTTGTGGGATCAAGATAGTCGTAATGGGGTTAATTTACATGTTATCATTCTTGGTTCATCGCCATGGTTAGTGCAAAAAGGACTTACAGAGAGCCTGGCGGGGCGTTTTGAGGTTATTCCTGTTACTCATTGGTCTTATGCAGAGATGCAGAAACATTTCGGTTGGTCGTTGGAGCAGTATATTTATTTTGGAGGATATCCTGGTGCGGCACCTCTTGTAGATGTCAAAGATCAGTCGCGATGGAGTCATTATATCAATGATTCGTTAATTGAAACGACGATTTCTCGTGATATCTTGCTTATGAAGCAGGTGAATAAGCCAGCATTATTAAGAAGACTATTTCAGCTTGGCTGTAATTATTCTGGGCAGATTTTATCGTATAATAAGATGATAGGACAACTACAAGATGCAGGGAATTCGACGACATTAGCACATTATCTTGATTTATTGTCGGGTGCCGGCTTGTTGGAAGGCTTACAGAAATATGCACAACAAAATGTTAGACGGCGTGGATCGAGTCCGAAATTTTCGGTGTTCAATACAGCGTTGATGTCAGCACAATCGGCTAAAACATTCGATGAGGCTCGCTCAGATCATGAATATTGGGGTAGGCTTGTTGAGTCATCTATTGGTGCTCATATTTTGAACTCCATCAGGGGAACACAGATAGAGGTATTCTATTGGCGAGAAGGCGATAAAGAGGTGGATTTTGTTTTGAAGAAAGGGGATAGGATTACAGCAATTGAGGTGAAGTCGGGGACAAAAAAAATGAAAGAATCGGGCATGGATAAATTTGTAAGTGCGTTTCGTCCCGACTGCGTTCTTCTTGTAGGAAATAATGGAATACCCGTGCAGGATTTTCTTAGTTCACCGATTTCTGATTTTATCTAG
- the ruvC gene encoding crossover junction endodeoxyribonuclease RuvC encodes MIIIGIDPGTVVTGYGIIDATNPRSHNVIDYGCIRPPRKDKLSQRYRIIFDAICVLLDKHNPTALVVETQYVGKNPQSAIKLGMARGMAILAATLRGIPVFEYTPSKVKLAAVGQGNAKKHQVQNMIKVLLKLAKEPPEDAADALALAICHSNAAHNNWHEKYEM; translated from the coding sequence GTGATTATCATCGGAATAGATCCAGGAACAGTAGTAACAGGATATGGCATCATCGATGCCACAAACCCTCGCTCGCATAACGTCATCGACTACGGATGTATACGCCCACCAAGAAAAGATAAACTTTCACAACGATACCGAATAATCTTCGACGCAATATGCGTCCTCCTAGATAAACACAACCCCACCGCCCTCGTCGTCGAAACGCAATACGTCGGTAAAAACCCGCAAAGCGCAATAAAACTCGGGATGGCACGAGGCATGGCAATACTAGCAGCGACACTGCGAGGCATCCCCGTATTCGAATATACACCCTCTAAAGTAAAACTCGCCGCAGTAGGACAAGGCAACGCAAAAAAACATCAAGTGCAAAACATGATTAAAGTCCTTCTAAAACTAGCAAAAGAACCGCCAGAAGATGCCGCCGACGCCCTGGCACTGGCAATATGCCATAGCAACGCCGCACATAATAACTGGCATGAAAAATATGAAATGTAA
- the mnmE gene encoding tRNA uridine-5-carboxymethylaminomethyl(34) synthesis GTPase MnmE, translating to MDFVHQTPKEGDTIAAIATPPGSGGVAIIRISGPNALDLADRFFSGKVKSYTTHTAHYGKVLGADGEVIDDALLLVMLGEKSYTGEDTVEVHCHGGSLIARAVLETFITGGARMAQPGEFTFRAFMSGKLDLAQAEAVQELIAAQSSYALNAAGSQLQGALSKKIQGFQHDLTDIAAILEAWVDFPEEDLEFAPREELCEKLSDAEDSIKRLLDTFHDGKVAHDGITMCLVGAPNVGKSSIMNVLLGKDRAIVTHIPGTTRDVLEDNIKLNDLHFRLLDTAGIRDDAELIEREGIRKTHEAIQEADLILFVLDVTKGIEAFEAKMLAELPHNRTICVWNKKDMPHEALESINIAATVEVSALQNKGFDDLKNAIDKIVWDKGPPSKEEVLVTSTRHKEALAHALEAASRVREGLTTDVSPEFLASDMRECLNALGSIIGTNITEDILTTIFSKFCVGK from the coding sequence ATGGACTTTGTTCATCAAACACCTAAAGAAGGCGATACTATCGCCGCCATCGCTACACCACCAGGATCTGGCGGCGTCGCTATCATAAGGATATCAGGGCCTAACGCCCTCGACCTTGCAGACAGGTTTTTTTCTGGGAAAGTAAAAAGCTACACCACCCACACAGCACACTATGGCAAAGTCCTTGGCGCCGACGGCGAAGTCATCGACGATGCCCTTCTTCTCGTTATGCTCGGAGAAAAATCATACACCGGCGAAGATACCGTAGAAGTCCACTGCCACGGCGGCAGCCTGATAGCACGCGCAGTCCTCGAGACCTTCATCACCGGCGGCGCGCGGATGGCACAGCCCGGAGAGTTTACCTTTAGAGCATTCATGAGCGGAAAGCTCGACCTCGCACAAGCAGAAGCGGTGCAAGAGCTCATCGCCGCACAAAGCTCCTACGCACTAAACGCCGCAGGAAGTCAGCTGCAAGGAGCTCTCTCGAAAAAAATACAAGGCTTCCAACATGACCTCACCGATATCGCAGCGATACTAGAAGCATGGGTGGACTTCCCTGAAGAAGACCTAGAATTCGCCCCACGAGAAGAGCTTTGCGAGAAGCTCAGCGACGCCGAAGACTCAATAAAAAGACTCCTAGACACCTTCCATGACGGTAAAGTCGCCCACGACGGCATAACGATGTGTCTAGTAGGAGCTCCTAACGTCGGTAAATCTTCGATAATGAACGTGCTCCTAGGAAAAGACCGCGCTATAGTGACGCATATCCCAGGAACGACGCGCGACGTCTTAGAAGACAACATAAAACTTAACGACCTGCACTTCCGACTTCTCGATACCGCAGGGATACGTGATGACGCAGAACTAATAGAACGCGAAGGGATACGTAAAACCCATGAAGCAATACAAGAAGCTGACCTTATACTCTTCGTCCTAGATGTGACAAAAGGGATAGAAGCCTTCGAAGCGAAGATGCTAGCAGAACTCCCGCACAATAGAACGATATGCGTCTGGAATAAAAAAGATATGCCCCACGAAGCCCTCGAAAGCATCAACATCGCCGCTACAGTAGAAGTCTCGGCACTGCAAAACAAAGGCTTCGACGATCTTAAAAATGCTATCGACAAAATCGTATGGGATAAAGGCCCTCCATCGAAAGAAGAAGTCCTCGTGACAAGTACCAGACATAAAGAAGCCCTAGCACATGCTCTAGAGGCAGCATCACGCGTTCGCGAAGGTCTAACTACCGACGTGTCTCCAGAATTTCTCGCTAGCGATATGCGAGAATGCCTTAACGCACTAGGGTCGATAATCGGCACAAACATCACCGAAGATATCCTCACAACAATATTCTCGAAGTTCTGCGTAGGGAAATAA
- the psd gene encoding phosphatidylserine decarboxylase (Phosphatidylserine decarboxylase is synthesized as a single chain precursor. Generation of the pyruvoyl active site from a Ser is coupled to cleavage of a Gly-Ser bond between the larger (beta) and smaller (alpha chains). It is an integral membrane protein.) — MKEVNYLDRKSGAKKTEKVLGAMWITIPYGSGLLNKIFGAIALFISKTPIFSALYGWLQRRHRTTKKIRPFVEGFDIDVKEFADDIDSFVSFDDFFSRKLTKEARPITVGDDVAMLPADARYTVYQHLDVAEEFFVKGHSLDLSKLLKNEELAKDYAAGSMVIARLCPADYHRFHFPCDCIPGPSHLINGWLYSVNPVAFKKNADIFMENKRTVCALNTETFDTVLYLEVGATNVGSITQTYECNVSAKKGDEKGFFSFGASTIILLFKPDTIVFDEDLVKSSEQGLEVRGLMGQRLGKHK; from the coding sequence ATGAAAGAAGTAAATTATCTCGACAGGAAGAGCGGCGCAAAGAAAACAGAAAAAGTCCTGGGGGCTATGTGGATAACGATACCTTATGGTAGCGGCCTCCTCAATAAGATCTTCGGCGCTATTGCCCTCTTCATCTCGAAGACGCCGATATTCTCTGCACTATATGGATGGCTGCAGCGAAGGCATCGCACTACGAAGAAGATACGCCCTTTTGTTGAGGGCTTCGACATCGATGTTAAGGAGTTCGCCGATGATATTGACAGTTTTGTGTCTTTCGACGACTTTTTCAGCAGGAAGCTAACAAAAGAAGCGCGCCCTATTACCGTCGGCGATGACGTCGCTATGCTCCCTGCCGATGCGCGGTATACCGTATACCAGCATCTTGATGTCGCCGAAGAATTCTTCGTCAAAGGCCATTCTCTCGACCTTTCTAAGCTTCTAAAAAACGAAGAGCTTGCCAAAGACTATGCTGCCGGAAGTATGGTTATCGCAAGGCTGTGTCCTGCTGATTATCATAGGTTTCATTTCCCTTGCGACTGCATCCCCGGCCCTTCGCACCTCATCAACGGGTGGTTGTATTCTGTTAACCCAGTGGCCTTTAAGAAGAACGCCGATATCTTCATGGAAAATAAGCGTACTGTTTGCGCTTTGAATACCGAAACTTTTGATACTGTACTTTACCTCGAGGTCGGCGCCACTAATGTCGGATCGATAACACAGACATACGAATGTAACGTGTCTGCAAAAAAAGGCGACGAGAAAGGGTTCTTCTCCTTCGGCGCCTCTACTATAATACTTCTCTTCAAACCCGATACTATTGTCTTCGATGAAGACCTTGTCAAATCCTCGGAGCAGGGACTCGAAGTTCGTGGTCTTATGGGACAAAGGCTAGGAAAGCATAAATAA
- the nth gene encoding endonuclease III: MNSKARKITQILDELYPHPEIPLHHTTPYTLLIAVLLSAQCTDKRVNSITPELFALANNPQDMARLGIATIQKIIHTCGLAPTKARAIHALSKILIEKHNGIVPDNFKDLEALPGVGHKTASVVMAQAFGHDAFPVDTHIHRCAKRWELTSGKSIAQTEKDLKAIFPKKSWSKIHLQIIYYARQYCTARNHNTTTCPICQVSRAPRP, translated from the coding sequence ATGAACTCAAAAGCACGAAAGATCACGCAAATCCTCGACGAACTATATCCACATCCAGAAATACCACTGCACCATACCACCCCATACACACTACTGATAGCCGTACTCCTCTCAGCACAGTGCACAGACAAACGTGTAAACAGCATAACACCAGAACTATTCGCCCTCGCCAATAACCCACAAGACATGGCACGCCTCGGCATCGCCACAATACAGAAAATAATACACACATGCGGACTAGCACCAACAAAAGCCCGCGCAATACACGCCCTATCAAAGATCCTTATAGAAAAACACAACGGCATCGTACCCGACAACTTCAAAGACCTAGAAGCCCTCCCAGGCGTAGGACATAAGACCGCCTCAGTAGTGATGGCACAAGCATTCGGTCACGACGCATTCCCCGTAGACACACACATACATCGCTGCGCAAAAAGATGGGAATTAACCTCAGGGAAAAGCATCGCCCAAACAGAAAAAGACCTAAAAGCCATCTTCCCCAAAAAAAGCTGGTCAAAGATCCACTTGCAAATCATCTACTACGCACGCCAATACTGCACCGCCCGCAACCACAACACCACAACATGCCCCATCTGTCAAGTGTCAAGGGCTCCGCGCCCTTGA
- the ruvA gene encoding Holliday junction branch migration protein RuvA, producing the protein MIDFVKGELFELYPTHAIIDVNGIGYKIFISASDYGKMPATEADITLHTSFIIRENFQALYGFLTTQERDIFNLLLTVSGIGPKMALALISSLDAEALHTAINTNDTALIAKTPGIGKKTAERLVIDIRDKFSSINNICTRFSTTKATPQSKDIEDAISALTNLGYNKKSVEKAINKTLSGTTNDTLPLLELITTSLKHI; encoded by the coding sequence ATGATAGATTTCGTAAAAGGTGAGCTCTTCGAGCTATACCCCACACACGCAATAATAGACGTCAACGGTATAGGATATAAAATATTCATAAGCGCCAGCGACTACGGAAAAATGCCCGCAACAGAAGCTGATATTACCCTGCATACCTCCTTCATAATACGCGAGAACTTCCAAGCACTATACGGCTTCCTGACGACACAAGAGCGCGATATCTTTAACCTCCTCCTAACAGTATCAGGGATAGGACCAAAGATGGCTCTCGCCCTAATAAGCAGCCTCGACGCCGAAGCACTACACACCGCAATAAATACCAACGACACTGCCCTCATAGCAAAAACCCCAGGCATAGGGAAAAAGACCGCAGAACGCCTCGTAATAGACATCCGTGACAAATTCTCCTCCATCAACAACATCTGCACACGCTTCTCCACAACAAAAGCCACCCCACAATCAAAAGATATCGAAGACGCCATAAGCGCCCTCACAAACCTCGGCTATAACAAAAAATCCGTAGAAAAAGCCATAAACAAAACCCTCTCAGGAACCACCAACGACACCCTCCCACTACTAGAACTCATCACAACCTCACTAAAACACATCTAA